The following are from one region of the Qipengyuania flava genome:
- a CDS encoding amidohydrolase: MPKSVPTQLAALAMLLAAPAQANELRADLEADMPGLMELYRDLHANPELSFEEYKTAAKLAKRMRDLGFEVTEEVGKTGVVSVMRNGEGPTVLLRADMDGLPVIEQTGLPYASKVMATPASGVTTGVMHACGHDTHMAGFIGAAQLLVDHKDSWQGTLVMVLQPAEELGLGALAMIEDGLYTRFPKPDYAIAFHDAAAPMPAGTIGYTPGYALANVDSVDITVKGIGGHGAYPHTTVDPVVLASSIVMKLQTVVSRNSSPLDPAVITVGSFHAGAKHNIISDEAKLQLTVRSYSDESRQLLLDGIRRVARGEAITAGLPEDLMPEIAIEETYTPSTYNDPDFTERMAASFKARFGENRVGETPPVMGGEDFSQFRRAAPEDVQSMIFWISGTPQPMLEALETDGTPLPSLHSPFWAPDAEKVIATGAEALASAAIELMPVSGSSAAP; this comes from the coding sequence ATGCCCAAATCCGTTCCAACACAGCTCGCGGCGCTGGCGATGCTGCTTGCCGCACCGGCCCAGGCCAACGAACTGCGCGCCGACCTTGAAGCCGACATGCCCGGCCTGATGGAGCTGTACCGCGATCTCCACGCCAATCCGGAACTCAGCTTCGAAGAGTACAAGACCGCCGCCAAGCTGGCCAAACGGATGCGCGACCTGGGGTTCGAGGTGACCGAGGAGGTCGGCAAAACCGGCGTCGTTTCGGTGATGCGCAACGGCGAAGGACCGACCGTGCTGCTGCGTGCCGACATGGACGGCCTGCCGGTGATCGAACAGACAGGCCTGCCCTACGCTTCGAAGGTCATGGCCACCCCGGCAAGCGGCGTAACAACGGGGGTCATGCACGCCTGCGGTCACGACACGCATATGGCGGGTTTCATCGGTGCCGCGCAGCTGCTCGTCGACCACAAGGACAGCTGGCAGGGCACGCTCGTGATGGTTCTGCAACCCGCTGAGGAGCTGGGGCTGGGCGCTCTCGCGATGATCGAGGACGGGCTCTACACCCGCTTCCCCAAGCCCGACTATGCCATCGCGTTCCACGACGCGGCCGCGCCGATGCCGGCCGGGACGATCGGCTACACGCCGGGCTACGCGCTTGCCAATGTCGACAGCGTGGACATCACGGTGAAGGGCATCGGGGGGCATGGCGCCTATCCGCACACCACGGTCGACCCGGTGGTCCTCGCCAGCTCGATCGTCATGAAGCTGCAGACGGTGGTGAGCCGCAACTCTTCGCCGCTGGACCCGGCGGTCATTACGGTCGGCAGCTTCCATGCCGGGGCCAAGCACAATATCATCAGCGATGAAGCCAAGTTGCAGCTCACCGTGCGCAGCTATTCGGACGAGAGCCGCCAGCTGCTGCTCGACGGTATTCGCCGCGTTGCGCGCGGGGAGGCGATTACGGCGGGGCTGCCGGAAGATCTGATGCCCGAGATCGCGATCGAAGAAACCTACACGCCCTCGACCTACAACGATCCGGACTTCACCGAGCGCATGGCGGCAAGCTTCAAGGCGCGCTTTGGCGAGAACCGCGTGGGAGAAACGCCGCCGGTGATGGGCGGAGAGGATTTCAGCCAGTTCCGCCGCGCAGCGCCTGAGGATGTGCAGTCGATGATCTTCTGGATCAGCGGAACGCCGCAGCCCATGCTCGAAGCGCTGGAGACGGACGGCACGCCGCTGCCGTCGCTTCACTCCCCCTTCTGGGCGCCCGATGCCGAAAAGGTCATCGCCACCGGGGCCGAGGCGCTGGCAAGCGCAGCGATCGAGCTGATGCCGGTGAGCGGAAGCTCTGCGGCTCCCTGA
- a CDS encoding helix-turn-helix domain-containing protein, whose translation MADDALFAGPAVRRLRKREGLTQAATAARLDISPSYLNLIERNQRPVSARVMMQLVEQFDFDPRTLREDEAIGGLDGLARRFSDERFQDLGVDREELQEFLSSAPQAAAAFARLYDNAGTASAREDDPLSASRLEIERWRNHFADLDTAAEELADEMRLSRGDFGMAVTERLRERHQLSVRILPREVMPDSLRRLDLHARQVQLSEMLSVPSRNFQLALQLAQLEFSEAIEAVARGANFEDEAATALFARHLAGYVAAALIMPYGRFLRACEATGYDLPVLERRFGVSFEQLAHRLTTLQRVGQRGLPFFMVRLDRAGQFSKTFTGASTARFVESDTSCPLWHAHRAFDRAGELQVQFVALDNSGDRDGGWLTMARTVEGSGAPGEAQFVVAVGVEAVLANDLAQARGVSLRADDAQPIGPGCARCHRMRCSQRSLPPAGRRLAFDTIRRGVTPFEFADG comes from the coding sequence ATGGCCGACGACGCTCTCTTTGCCGGACCTGCTGTGCGCCGCCTGCGCAAGCGCGAAGGCTTGACCCAGGCTGCCACCGCTGCCCGGCTCGACATCTCGCCGAGTTACCTGAACCTGATCGAGCGAAACCAGCGCCCGGTCAGCGCCCGTGTCATGATGCAGCTGGTCGAGCAGTTCGACTTCGATCCGCGCACCCTGCGCGAGGACGAGGCGATCGGAGGGCTCGACGGCCTCGCGCGCCGTTTCTCCGACGAACGGTTTCAGGACCTGGGTGTCGATAGGGAAGAATTGCAGGAGTTTCTGTCTTCCGCCCCTCAGGCTGCGGCCGCGTTCGCGCGGCTCTACGACAACGCCGGGACAGCTTCGGCGCGGGAGGACGACCCGCTGTCAGCATCGCGGCTCGAGATCGAGCGTTGGCGCAACCACTTTGCCGACCTCGACACCGCCGCCGAAGAGCTGGCTGACGAGATGCGCCTGTCGCGCGGCGATTTCGGCATGGCGGTGACCGAACGGCTGCGGGAGCGGCACCAGCTTTCGGTCCGCATCCTGCCGCGCGAGGTCATGCCGGACAGCCTGCGCCGGCTCGACCTGCACGCCCGCCAGGTCCAGCTTTCCGAGATGCTGAGCGTGCCTTCGCGAAACTTCCAGCTCGCGCTGCAGCTCGCGCAGCTGGAATTTTCCGAGGCCATCGAGGCAGTCGCGCGCGGCGCGAATTTCGAGGATGAGGCGGCGACGGCGCTCTTTGCCCGCCACCTTGCCGGCTATGTCGCCGCGGCCCTGATCATGCCCTACGGCCGCTTCCTGCGCGCTTGCGAGGCGACGGGCTATGACCTTCCCGTGCTGGAGCGCCGGTTCGGGGTGAGTTTCGAGCAGCTGGCGCACCGCCTCACCACGCTCCAGCGGGTGGGTCAGCGCGGCCTGCCGTTTTTCATGGTGCGCCTCGATCGCGCAGGCCAGTTCTCCAAGACCTTCACCGGGGCGAGCACGGCGCGTTTCGTGGAATCGGATACAAGCTGCCCCTTGTGGCACGCGCACCGGGCGTTTGACCGGGCAGGGGAACTGCAGGTGCAATTTGTCGCGCTCGACAATTCCGGAGATCGCGATGGTGGTTGGCTGACCATGGCGCGGACGGTTGAAGGCAGCGGTGCACCGGGCGAAGCGCAGTTCGTGGTTGCGGTCGGGGTGGAAGCCGTTCTCGCGAATGATCTCGCGCAGGCGCGCGGCGTTTCGCTGAGAGCCGACGATGCGCAGCCGATCGGTCCGGGATGCGCCCGCTGCCACAGGATGCGCTGTAGCCAAAGGTCTCTGCCGCCGGCCGGTCGCCGGCTTGCCTTCGACACGATCCGCAGGGGCGTAACACCCTTCGAATTCGCCGACGGTTAG
- the efp gene encoding elongation factor P, producing MKISGVDIRPGNIIEYEGGIWKVAKIQHTQPGKGGAYMQVEMKNLQDGRKTNVRFRSADTVEKVRLDTADYQFLYEDGDMLVFMDQQTYEQINLPSDLLGDARPFLQDGMQVKLELWEEKPISVELPAQIEAEIVEADAVVKGQTASSSYKPAVLDNGVRIMVPPHIESGTRIIVDVYEQSYVGKAG from the coding sequence ATGAAGATCAGCGGCGTGGACATCCGTCCGGGCAACATCATCGAGTACGAAGGCGGCATCTGGAAGGTCGCCAAGATCCAGCACACCCAGCCCGGCAAGGGCGGCGCCTACATGCAGGTCGAAATGAAGAACCTGCAGGATGGCCGCAAGACCAACGTGCGCTTCCGCAGCGCCGACACGGTCGAAAAGGTGCGTCTCGATACGGCGGACTACCAGTTCCTTTACGAAGACGGCGACATGCTCGTCTTCATGGACCAGCAGACCTACGAACAGATCAACCTGCCCAGCGACCTGCTGGGCGATGCACGCCCGTTCCTGCAGGACGGCATGCAGGTGAAGCTCGAGCTGTGGGAAGAGAAGCCGATCTCGGTCGAGCTGCCCGCGCAGATCGAAGCCGAAATCGTCGAGGCCGATGCCGTGGTGAAGGGCCAGACCGCTTCGTCCAGCTACAAGCCTGCCGTGCTCGACAACGGCGTTCGCATCATGGTCCCGCCGCACATCGAAAGCGGCACGCGGATCATCGTCGACGTGTACGAGCAGTCCTACGTCGGCAAGGCCGGCTAA
- a CDS encoding elongation factor P, whose protein sequence is MTITRTLTLLAAAVGLVASPAASQGRLALLDRGEYVCALPGDATGAAWVEQEGRDFAITGGSSYRTARGTGTYLLEGKQVTFTRGPMRGTKFMRLGSGMLQEIGRDGKLGRLRCHRAGGLKD, encoded by the coding sequence ATGACAATCACACGCACTCTCACCCTGTTGGCCGCAGCCGTCGGCCTTGTCGCCTCTCCTGCCGCTTCGCAGGGCCGCCTCGCCCTGCTCGACCGCGGCGAATATGTCTGCGCCCTGCCCGGCGATGCGACCGGGGCCGCCTGGGTCGAACAGGAAGGCCGCGACTTCGCGATCACCGGCGGATCGAGCTATCGTACCGCGCGCGGTACGGGGACCTACTTGCTCGAAGGCAAGCAGGTGACCTTCACGCGCGGCCCGATGCGCGGCACGAAATTCATGCGCCTTGGTTCCGGCATGCTCCAGGAAATCGGGCGCGACGGGAAACTTGGCCGCTTGCGCTGCCACCGCGCGGGCGGGCTGAAGGACTAA
- a CDS encoding isocitrate lyase yields MNELNETIAANGAPWGAIDAESAARMVVQNRFRTGLDIARYTAKIMREDMEAYDADPANYTQSLGTWHGFIAQQKMISIKKHFGSTKRRYLYLSGWMVAALRSDFGPLPDQSMHEKTTVPALIEELYTFLRQADARELGGLFRQLDEAKEAGDAVNTHRLLKEIDEHETHVVPIIADIDAGFGNAEATYLLAKKMIEAGACALQIENQVSDEKQCGHQDGKVTVPHEEFHQKIRAIRYAFLELGVPDGIIVARTDSLGAGLTKSIAYSKEPGDLGDKYNSFLDCDEVDAADIKNGQVFISRDGKLLAPKRLPSNLYQFRPGTGEDRCVLDCITALEAGADLLWIETEKPHVEQIAGMVDRVREVVPNAKLVYNNSPSFNWTLNFRQQVYDAWAEAGKDLSGYDRDKLMSVDYDGSELAAEADEKIRTFQADGSKRAGIFHHLITLPTYHTAALSTDNLAKEYFGEQAMLGYVKNVQREEIRQGIACVKHQNMAGSDIGDDHKEYFAGEAALKAGGKDNTMNQFAAA; encoded by the coding sequence ATCAACGAACTGAACGAAACCATTGCTGCCAACGGCGCACCCTGGGGTGCGATCGACGCCGAGAGCGCCGCGCGCATGGTCGTACAGAATCGCTTCCGCACGGGGCTCGACATCGCCCGCTACACCGCGAAGATCATGCGCGAAGACATGGAAGCCTATGATGCTGACCCGGCGAACTACACCCAGTCGCTCGGCACCTGGCACGGCTTCATCGCCCAGCAGAAGATGATCTCCATCAAGAAGCACTTCGGCAGCACCAAGCGCCGTTACCTCTACCTTTCGGGCTGGATGGTTGCCGCCCTGCGCAGCGACTTCGGTCCCCTGCCCGACCAGTCGATGCACGAGAAGACGACCGTGCCCGCGCTGATCGAGGAACTCTACACCTTCCTGCGCCAAGCCGACGCCCGCGAACTCGGCGGCCTGTTCCGCCAGCTGGACGAAGCCAAGGAAGCCGGCGACGCGGTCAACACGCACCGCCTGCTGAAGGAAATCGACGAGCATGAAACGCATGTCGTTCCGATCATCGCAGACATCGACGCAGGCTTCGGCAATGCCGAGGCAACCTACCTGCTCGCCAAGAAGATGATCGAGGCCGGCGCCTGCGCCCTGCAGATCGAAAACCAGGTGTCGGACGAAAAGCAGTGCGGCCACCAGGATGGCAAGGTCACCGTTCCGCACGAGGAATTCCACCAGAAGATCCGCGCGATCCGCTACGCCTTCCTCGAACTCGGCGTTCCCGACGGCATCATCGTCGCCCGCACCGACAGCCTCGGCGCAGGCCTCACCAAGTCGATCGCCTATTCGAAGGAACCGGGCGACCTCGGCGACAAGTACAACAGCTTCCTCGATTGCGACGAAGTCGACGCTGCCGACATCAAGAACGGCCAGGTCTTCATCAGCCGCGACGGCAAGCTGCTGGCGCCCAAGCGCCTACCCAGCAACCTCTACCAGTTCCGCCCCGGAACCGGCGAAGACCGCTGCGTGCTTGACTGCATCACCGCGCTGGAAGCCGGTGCCGACCTGCTGTGGATCGAAACCGAGAAGCCGCATGTCGAGCAGATCGCCGGAATGGTCGATCGGGTCCGCGAAGTGGTCCCCAACGCCAAGCTGGTCTACAACAACTCGCCCAGCTTCAACTGGACGCTGAACTTCCGCCAGCAGGTCTATGATGCCTGGGCCGAAGCCGGCAAGGACCTGAGCGGTTACGATCGCGATAAGCTGATGAGCGTCGACTACGATGGTTCGGAGCTTGCAGCAGAAGCCGATGAGAAGATCCGTACCTTCCAGGCCGATGGCTCGAAGCGTGCCGGTATCTTCCACCACCTCATCACGCTGCCGACGTACCACACGGCGGCCCTGAGCACCGACAACCTCGCCAAGGAATACTTCGGCGAGCAGGCGATGCTTGGCTACGTGAAGAACGTCCAGCGCGAGGAAATCCGCCAGGGGATCGCGTGCGTGAAGCACCAGAACATGGCCGGCTCCGACATCGGCGATGATCACAAGGAATACTTCGCTGGTGAAGCCGCGCTCAAGGCTGGCGGCAAGGACAACACCATGAACCAGTTCGCCGCCGCCTAA
- a CDS encoding inositol monophosphatase family protein — protein sequence MAVLSGVIRVMEKAARKAGGRLRRDFGEVEHLQVSRKGPADFVSKADRIAERTIYDELLAARPDWGFVMEEAGIIEGDEDKPRWIVDPLDGTSNFLHGIPHFAISIAVQEPKLGGGGWGDVTAAVIYNPITDETFWAEKSRGAWLHDGRLRVSARRTLPEALIATGIPFQGHGDFGEWTKIFGAIGPQVAGIRRFGAASLDLAWLAAGRFDGFWESGLNDWDTAAGCLIVREAGGFVSDFRGRSQPIHSAQVLAANDALHSKLHKLLVGALKA from the coding sequence ATGGCCGTTCTATCGGGTGTCATCCGCGTCATGGAGAAAGCCGCGCGCAAGGCGGGTGGCCGCCTGCGCCGCGACTTCGGCGAGGTCGAGCACCTCCAGGTGAGCCGCAAGGGCCCGGCGGACTTCGTGTCCAAGGCCGACCGCATCGCTGAGCGCACGATCTACGACGAATTGCTGGCCGCGCGTCCCGACTGGGGTTTCGTCATGGAAGAAGCCGGTATCATCGAAGGCGATGAGGACAAGCCTCGCTGGATCGTCGATCCGCTCGACGGCACCAGCAACTTCCTCCACGGCATCCCGCATTTCGCCATTAGCATCGCAGTGCAGGAACCCAAGCTTGGCGGCGGGGGCTGGGGCGATGTGACCGCTGCGGTCATCTACAACCCGATCACCGACGAGACTTTTTGGGCCGAGAAGAGCCGCGGTGCCTGGCTGCACGATGGCCGCCTGCGTGTTTCGGCGCGTCGCACCCTTCCCGAAGCGCTGATCGCAACCGGTATTCCCTTTCAGGGCCATGGTGATTTCGGTGAATGGACCAAGATCTTCGGTGCGATCGGCCCGCAGGTCGCCGGCATCCGCCGTTTCGGCGCAGCCTCGCTCGACCTCGCATGGCTGGCGGCAGGACGTTTCGACGGTTTCTGGGAAAGCGGGCTCAACGACTGGGACACCGCCGCAGGCTGCCTGATCGTACGCGAGGCAGGCGGTTTCGTGTCCGATTTCCGCGGCCGTTCGCAGCCGATCCATTCGGCCCAGGTGCTCGCAGCGAACGACGCGTTGCACTCGAAACTGCACAAACTTCTGGTCGGCGCGCTCAAGGCTTGA
- a CDS encoding SLC13 family permease, translated as MVVTIAMFVAFARGRMSVEIISLLTIAVIAVGLYFFPLPDTAPTDGLSLAFSGFGHYALITICALMIMGRGLVVTGALEPAARFLERLFKINLQLGLLFSLVVTFVLSMIVNNTPVLVLLIPIFVQLALRGLLPASKALIPINAASLMGGLATTIGTSTNILVVSIAVDLGMPEMGVFHFTPIVLFASLVALPFVWIVMPRMLGDNRVETVHSQRLFETRLRVTESSILNGRELSELETRLPTGIEFHDVPPGLMRPHHRLRMTGTHEAIEEAMATLRGDAAPSWVLDRIRRRSSETGTDIAVGEMIVTADSRLIGRTLPSSGIADLYGVAVIGTHRPERLVGEKEQFSEGGDHRFAEGDVLLVMGLPDDMQHFARADSLLQLEGMRELPRRSKATLAAGIMGGSIALASFGLVPIAIASLAGAILMFVTGCVKFDRVGRGLSGSVIVLVAASIALGRIILDSGAADWIGTVLAVGLDYLSPAAALAAIMLAMTFLTNFASNATAATVGTPIAFAIATKLGLPPEPLVLAVLFGSNLCYATPIAYQTNMLIMAEGSYEFRDYVRTGVPLVLIMVTMLSLALVVTYDL; from the coding sequence ATGGTTGTTACCATCGCCATGTTCGTTGCCTTTGCGCGCGGGCGCATGTCGGTGGAGATCATTTCTCTCCTGACCATCGCGGTCATTGCGGTGGGTCTCTATTTCTTCCCGCTTCCGGACACTGCGCCAACCGATGGCCTCTCGTTGGCGTTCTCGGGCTTTGGCCACTACGCCCTCATCACGATCTGTGCGCTGATGATCATGGGGCGGGGGCTGGTGGTCACGGGCGCGCTTGAGCCCGCGGCCCGATTCCTCGAACGCTTGTTCAAAATCAACCTGCAGCTGGGCCTGCTGTTCTCGCTCGTCGTCACCTTCGTGCTGTCGATGATCGTCAACAATACTCCGGTGCTGGTTCTGCTTATCCCGATCTTCGTACAGCTGGCGCTGCGCGGCCTGTTGCCTGCATCGAAAGCCCTCATCCCGATCAACGCCGCCTCGCTCATGGGCGGGCTGGCGACGACGATCGGTACTTCCACCAATATCCTCGTCGTTTCGATCGCGGTGGACCTGGGCATGCCCGAGATGGGCGTATTCCATTTCACGCCGATCGTGCTGTTCGCCTCGCTCGTTGCGCTGCCGTTCGTCTGGATCGTCATGCCGCGCATGCTGGGGGATAACCGGGTCGAGACAGTGCATTCGCAGCGCCTTTTCGAAACCCGCCTGCGGGTGACCGAGAGCTCTATCCTCAACGGCCGCGAGCTGTCCGAGCTGGAAACCCGCCTGCCAACCGGTATCGAGTTCCACGACGTCCCGCCGGGCCTGATGCGGCCGCACCACCGTTTGCGCATGACGGGCACGCACGAGGCCATCGAGGAAGCCATGGCCACCCTGCGCGGGGATGCGGCGCCCAGCTGGGTGCTGGACCGGATCCGCCGCCGTTCGAGCGAGACCGGCACCGACATCGCAGTTGGCGAGATGATCGTGACGGCGGATTCGCGCCTCATTGGCCGCACTTTGCCGAGCTCAGGCATTGCCGATCTCTACGGTGTCGCAGTCATCGGCACGCACCGGCCCGAACGTCTGGTGGGCGAGAAAGAGCAGTTCTCCGAAGGCGGCGATCACCGCTTTGCCGAAGGCGATGTGCTGCTGGTCATGGGCCTGCCTGACGACATGCAGCACTTCGCCCGCGCCGATAGCCTGCTGCAGCTCGAAGGCATGCGCGAGCTGCCGCGGCGTTCCAAGGCGACGCTGGCCGCGGGCATCATGGGCGGCTCGATCGCGCTTGCGTCCTTCGGCCTTGTGCCCATCGCGATCGCCTCGCTGGCGGGCGCAATCCTCATGTTCGTGACGGGCTGTGTGAAGTTCGACCGCGTGGGACGGGGTCTTTCGGGCAGCGTCATTGTGCTGGTTGCGGCCAGTATTGCGCTCGGCCGGATCATTCTCGACAGCGGGGCTGCGGACTGGATCGGGACAGTGCTCGCCGTGGGCCTCGATTATCTGTCCCCGGCGGCTGCGCTCGCGGCCATCATGCTGGCGATGACCTTCCTCACCAATTTCGCCTCGAACGCGACGGCGGCGACGGTCGGCACACCTATTGCCTTTGCGATTGCCACCAAGCTGGGGCTACCGCCTGAGCCGCTGGTGCTGGCCGTCCTGTTCGGCAGCAACCTGTGTTACGCAACGCCGATCGCCTATCAGACCAACATGCTGATCATGGCCGAAGGGTCCTACGAATTCCGCGACTATGTGCGCACCGGCGTGCCGCTCGTCCTGATCATGGTGACGATGCTGTCGCTCGCCCTCGTGGTCACTTACGACCTTTAG
- a CDS encoding M23 family metallopeptidase — translation MNIVDRILTIVITATLTSAIWIVAGGSLIENATSVSQRDQTRPAEAAPSPSPQASDADAVDGLDEEEANTLAALDAGLDSSTTEVPDASTGRELVVPVLNVRRSDLTDTFSDSRAGGSRLHEAIDIMAPKGTSVVAAGPGEIEKLFESDAGGLTIYVRSGDRRTIHYYAHLDEYAPGLTEGQRVRRGQRLGTVGSSGNASDDAPHLHFAILQTSEDAEWWEPANAVNPYPLLTSR, via the coding sequence ATGAACATCGTCGATCGCATTCTCACCATTGTCATTACGGCCACGCTCACCAGCGCGATCTGGATCGTGGCTGGCGGCAGTCTCATCGAAAACGCGACCAGCGTCAGCCAGCGGGACCAGACCCGTCCGGCGGAGGCCGCGCCGAGCCCTTCGCCGCAGGCGAGCGACGCAGATGCTGTCGATGGGCTGGACGAAGAGGAAGCGAACACCCTCGCAGCGCTGGACGCTGGTCTCGATTCCTCGACGACCGAAGTCCCTGACGCGAGCACCGGGCGGGAACTCGTGGTGCCTGTTCTCAACGTACGCCGTTCCGACCTGACGGACACCTTCAGCGATTCGCGCGCCGGTGGTTCCCGCTTGCACGAGGCGATCGATATCATGGCGCCCAAAGGGACCAGCGTGGTCGCGGCCGGCCCGGGGGAGATCGAAAAGCTGTTCGAAAGCGATGCTGGCGGCCTGACGATCTATGTGCGTTCAGGCGACCGGCGCACGATCCACTATTACGCGCATCTCGATGAATACGCGCCGGGCCTTACCGAAGGCCAGCGGGTTCGCAGAGGACAGCGGCTCGGGACGGTCGGCAGTTCGGGCAACGCCTCGGATGACGCGCCGCACTTGCATTTCGCGATCCTCCAGACGAGCGAGGACGCCGAGTGGTGGGAGCCCGCCAACGCGGTCAATCCCTATCCGCTGCTGACCAGCCGCTAG
- a CDS encoding TIGR03013 family XrtA/PEP-CTERM system glycosyltransferase produces the protein MIRLFKHYISYNVVLLSLIDLVLLALAGEAAWRLRVGQIGVSVGNLSDRVLELGGFAGVVWLAMIAVGTYGPEALRSIRFATARLLVAVSLGVLAISLMNLVLPGSALWRSVLLYAMAIAIVALVLNRLLAGRMLGVEAFRRTIVVLGAGERAKRLQRLSQRADSGFAVGGFVAMGDSPASIETAVPRESISDLGQFVERVGASEVVLALQERRNALPLKDLLKVKTKGVHVNDFSSFLERETGRVDLDTLNPSWLIFSDGFSAGRRLSSLGKRLFDIVVSLVILVIGLPLIVVFAVIIKLESKGPAFFRQTRVGLYGQTFQIPKLRSMRTDAEAAGVKWADKDDPRITRVGRLIRKVRIDELPQVWSVLKGEMSFVGPRPEVPAFVVDLEKELPFYAERHVVKPGITGWAQINYPYGASIEDARHKLEYDLYYAKNYTPFLDILILLQTARVILWPDGAR, from the coding sequence ATGATCCGCCTTTTCAAGCACTACATTTCCTACAATGTCGTGCTGTTGTCCCTGATAGATCTCGTACTCCTCGCCTTGGCGGGGGAGGCGGCCTGGCGCCTGCGCGTCGGGCAAATCGGCGTCAGTGTCGGCAATCTTTCAGACCGGGTCCTCGAACTTGGTGGTTTTGCCGGAGTGGTGTGGCTCGCCATGATTGCCGTGGGCACGTATGGGCCCGAGGCGCTACGCTCGATCCGTTTCGCCACCGCACGCCTGCTCGTTGCGGTCAGCCTCGGAGTGCTGGCCATCTCGCTGATGAACCTGGTTCTTCCGGGCTCGGCGCTGTGGCGCTCGGTTCTTCTCTACGCGATGGCTATCGCGATTGTTGCGCTCGTTCTCAACCGCCTGCTGGCCGGCCGCATGCTGGGTGTCGAGGCTTTTCGCCGCACGATTGTCGTGCTCGGAGCAGGCGAGCGTGCAAAGCGATTGCAGCGCCTTTCGCAGCGAGCCGACAGCGGCTTCGCGGTCGGCGGATTTGTCGCCATGGGCGATAGCCCCGCAAGTATCGAGACCGCGGTCCCGCGCGAATCCATTTCCGACCTTGGACAGTTCGTCGAGCGGGTTGGCGCAAGCGAGGTCGTCCTTGCGCTGCAGGAACGCCGCAATGCCCTGCCGCTTAAAGACCTTCTCAAGGTCAAGACGAAGGGGGTGCACGTCAACGACTTCTCGAGCTTCCTCGAGCGCGAGACGGGTCGCGTCGATCTCGACACGCTCAACCCGAGCTGGCTGATCTTCTCGGATGGCTTCTCGGCCGGACGGCGCCTGTCGAGCCTCGGCAAACGCCTGTTCGACATTGTGGTCAGCCTGGTGATCCTGGTGATCGGGCTTCCGCTGATCGTTGTCTTCGCGGTCATCATCAAACTGGAAAGCAAGGGGCCGGCCTTCTTCCGCCAGACCCGTGTCGGCCTTTACGGACAAACTTTCCAGATCCCCAAGCTGCGCTCGATGCGTACCGATGCCGAAGCGGCGGGCGTCAAATGGGCGGACAAGGATGATCCGCGGATCACCCGCGTTGGCCGCCTGATCCGCAAGGTCCGCATCGACGAGCTGCCCCAGGTCTGGAGCGTGCTGAAAGGCGAAATGAGCTTCGTGGGCCCGCGGCCGGAAGTGCCGGCCTTTGTGGTCGATCTCGAGAAGGAGCTGCCCTTCTACGCCGAGCGCCATGTGGTGAAGCCCGGCATCACGGGCTGGGCCCAGATCAACTATCCTTATGGCGCCAGCATCGAGGATGCCCGGCACAAGCTGGAATACGACCTCTACTACGCCAAGAACTACACACCCTTCCTCGACATCCTGATCCTGCTGCAGACGGCACGCGTGATCCTCTGGCCGGACGGCGCGCGATGA